The DNA sequence AACTAAATAAACATTTAATCCCAGCAAGAAGTTAGTTAGACACCAGCCTAAGACCTGAAAATGATTAGCAGACTCACATTAGATTAGCAATTCCTTTTCATAGGATTTTTATGAATATAAGTTATACACCACAATCTAGACAAACTTGCAAAAGCAAATATAAAAGCTCCTGCCACAGTTTTTTTTTGATAGTTTAAACACACAAACACCCCTCTCTTCTTTGACAAGATTCGAACCCTCAACTTTGGTACAAGATTCGAACCCTCAACCTCTGTGAGTGAGGGAGATACCATTTGACCAAGAGGTCATCCCTCGTTAGATTTTCTATATGGTTTACTATTTCCCTGACTCAAAATCAAGCGAAACATAGTAATAAAAAGTGCTTGCCTTGGGAATTTATGTAGAGGTTTTATCTTTGCCATCATTCCCAACAGCATCAGTGACTAGAGCCATCGGCCTTTCATCTATAACCTCATCAATTATTCCGAACTCTTTCGCCTCTTGTGGTGTCATAAAATAATCCCGGTCCATGTTCTTTTGAATTACATCTATAGGCTGTCCTGTATGCTTTGCATACAGTGCATTCAATGCATCCCAAAGACGAACTATTTCTTTGGTGTGAATGGTCAGATCTTTAGCCTGTCCACTATACCCTCCGGACGGCTGATGAACCATAACTGTGGCATTAGGAAGAGACCGCCTCTCACCCTTCGCACCAGCAGCTAAGAGGAGAGAACCCATTGATGCAGCTTGACCAATGCATATTGTATTGATTGGGGATCGAATGTACTGCATTGTATCATATATTGCAAGACctacacaataaaaaaaaaattgctgtAAGAAACCGCCAAAAAGTACTATTGAAATATGCACTATGAAAGCAACAACATATATTGACATGTCTCATAATAATCTAAAAGCATTGGTATCAGTGAGGTGAGCTAAGGCTAACACGGCTGGACTTATATCACTGTAGTTAGAATAGCTACTAAAACTACCAAACTCAAAACATTATCATTCTCACGGAAACTGTATTTACCAACATTCACGAACTGTCAATTTTTCATGAAGGAGCCTGTTGTTGAGGACTTTGGTATACTATTGACTTAATTCTAGAGGTAACAGTCTATAGtgcgcaaaaaaaaaaaagggaaaaaaatgaACAGCACGTAG is a window from the Daucus carota subsp. sativus chromosome 8, DH1 v3.0, whole genome shotgun sequence genome containing:
- the LOC108197458 gene encoding ATP-dependent Clp protease proteolytic subunit 2, mitochondrial; amino-acid sequence: MRTLISRTLSQLSAGLANSTAAGHSNHHRRCYSNLIPMVIEHSSRGERAYDIFSRLLKERIVYINGPISDNTSHVVVAQLLFLESENPSKPIHMYINSPGGSVTAGLAIYDTMQYIRSPINTICIGQAASMGSLLLAAGAKGERRSLPNATVMVHQPSGGYSGQAKDLTIHTKEIVRLWDALNALYAKHTGQPIDVIQKNMDRDYFMTPQEAKEFGIIDEVIDERPMALVTDAVGNDGKDKTST